In Zingiber officinale cultivar Zhangliang chromosome 1A, Zo_v1.1, whole genome shotgun sequence, a genomic segment contains:
- the LOC122028848 gene encoding probable isoprenylcysteine alpha-carbonyl methylesterase ICME isoform X1: MGSDLGRRATAGSGAGTDSSAAGDSDLERPFLWWGSSGSLRRRGSGDLSFKPPPRRQSFRQEMGHAAAETYLITRLTIILLQYLGVGYRWISRFLALGFYAVLLMPGFIQVGYYYFFSKHVRRSVIYGEQPRNRLDLYLPLDTSTPKPVVAFVTGGAWIIGYKAWGALLGKRLAERDVIVACIDYRNFPQGTISDMIKDASQGISYICNNVASYGGDPNRIHLMGQSAGAHIAACVLLDQAVKQSKGEKTTWSLSQIKTYFGLSGGYNLLKLVDHFHNRGLYRRIFLSIMEGEESLRLFSPELTARDKSVEPAISYLPQIILFHGTGDYSIPSIASEDFANALKSAGAQARLVLYEGKTHTDLFLQIICKQDPLRGGRDELLEDIISVIHAGDAVALAKHATAPQARRLVPEWQLKLAHEISPF; the protein is encoded by the exons ATGGGTTCCGATCTCGGGCGTCGCGCCACCGCAGGAAGTGGTGCAGGAACAGACTCGTCGGCCGCAGGTGACTCAGATCTGGAGAGGCCGTTCCTCTGGTGGGGCTCCTCCGGCAGCTTGAGAAGAAGGGGGAGCGGTGATCTATCGTTCAAGCCCCCACCTCGCCGCCAATCCTTCCGGCAGGAAATGGGCCACGCTGCCGCAGAGACGTACCTCATTACTCGTCTTACCATTATCCTCCTTCAATATCTCGG AGTTGGTTATCGGTGGATTTCAAGGTTTCTTGCTCTTGGATTTTATGCTGTATTACTTATGCCTGGTTTCATACAAG TTGGTTATTACTATTTCTTCTCTAAACATGTACGTAGAAGTGTAATCTATGGAGAACAACCAAGAAACCG TTTGGATCTGTATTTGCCTCTTGATACTAGTACACCTAAGCCAGTTGTTGCATTTGTAACGGGTGGGGCTTGGATCATTGG CTATAAAGCATGGGGTGCTCTTCTAGGGAAACGTTTAGCAGAAAGAGATGTCATAGTTGCCTGCATAGATTACAG AAACTTTCCTCAAGGGACAATAAGTGATATGATAAAAGATGCTTCCCAGGGGATATCATATATATGCAACAATGTTGCTAGCTATGGAGGTGATCCTAACAG GATCCATCTAATGGGCCAATCAGCTGGTGCACATATAGCTGCATGTGTGCTTCTGGATCAGGCAGTGAAACAATCGAAAGGAGAAAAGACAACTTGGAGTCTATCCCAAATAAAGACCTACTTTGGTTTGTCTGGGGG ATACAACTTGCTCAAGTTGGTCGATCACTTCCATAATCGTGGCCTGTATCGCAGAATCTTTCTCAG CATAATGGAAGGGGAAGAATCGTTGCGGCTATTTTCTCCAGAGTTAACTGCACGGGACAAGAGTGTTGAGCCGGCTATTTCTTATCTCCCGCAGATTATTCTTTTCCATGGAACAGGCGACTATTCGATACCTTCTATTGCAAG TGAAGACTTCGCTAATGCTCTTAAGAGTGCTGGAGCTCAAGCTAGATTAGTCTTGTATGAAGGCAAGACGCACACTGATTTGTTTTTGCAG ATCATCTGCAAACAGGATCCCCTAAGAGGTGGTAGAGATGAACTTCTTGAAGATATTATTTCGGTAATTCATGCTGGTGATGCAGTTGCATTAGCAAAACATGCAACAGCCCCTCAAGCAAGACGGTTAGTTCCTGAGTGGCAACTGAAACTGGCTCATGAAATAAGTCCCTTCTGA
- the LOC122028848 gene encoding probable isoprenylcysteine alpha-carbonyl methylesterase ICME isoform X2, with protein MGSDLGRRATAGSGAGTDSSAAGDSDLERPFLWWGSSGSLRRRGSGDLSFKPPPRRQSFRQEMGHAAAETYLITRLTIILLQYLGVGYRWISRFLALGFYAVLLMPGFIQVGYYYFFSKHVRRSVIYGEQPRNRLDLYLPLDTSTPKPVVAFVTGGAWIIGYKAWGALLGKRLAERDVIVACIDYRNFPQGTISDMIKDASQGISYICNNVASYGGDPNRIHLMGQSAGAHIAACVLLDQAVKQSKGEKTTWSLSQIKTYFGLSGGYNLLKLVDHFHNRGLYRRIFLSIMEGEESLRLFSPELTARDKSVEPAISYLPQIILFHGTGDYSIPSIASEDFANALKSAGAQARLVLYEGKTHTDLFLQDPLRGGRDELLEDIISVIHAGDAVALAKHATAPQARRLVPEWQLKLAHEISPF; from the exons ATGGGTTCCGATCTCGGGCGTCGCGCCACCGCAGGAAGTGGTGCAGGAACAGACTCGTCGGCCGCAGGTGACTCAGATCTGGAGAGGCCGTTCCTCTGGTGGGGCTCCTCCGGCAGCTTGAGAAGAAGGGGGAGCGGTGATCTATCGTTCAAGCCCCCACCTCGCCGCCAATCCTTCCGGCAGGAAATGGGCCACGCTGCCGCAGAGACGTACCTCATTACTCGTCTTACCATTATCCTCCTTCAATATCTCGG AGTTGGTTATCGGTGGATTTCAAGGTTTCTTGCTCTTGGATTTTATGCTGTATTACTTATGCCTGGTTTCATACAAG TTGGTTATTACTATTTCTTCTCTAAACATGTACGTAGAAGTGTAATCTATGGAGAACAACCAAGAAACCG TTTGGATCTGTATTTGCCTCTTGATACTAGTACACCTAAGCCAGTTGTTGCATTTGTAACGGGTGGGGCTTGGATCATTGG CTATAAAGCATGGGGTGCTCTTCTAGGGAAACGTTTAGCAGAAAGAGATGTCATAGTTGCCTGCATAGATTACAG AAACTTTCCTCAAGGGACAATAAGTGATATGATAAAAGATGCTTCCCAGGGGATATCATATATATGCAACAATGTTGCTAGCTATGGAGGTGATCCTAACAG GATCCATCTAATGGGCCAATCAGCTGGTGCACATATAGCTGCATGTGTGCTTCTGGATCAGGCAGTGAAACAATCGAAAGGAGAAAAGACAACTTGGAGTCTATCCCAAATAAAGACCTACTTTGGTTTGTCTGGGGG ATACAACTTGCTCAAGTTGGTCGATCACTTCCATAATCGTGGCCTGTATCGCAGAATCTTTCTCAG CATAATGGAAGGGGAAGAATCGTTGCGGCTATTTTCTCCAGAGTTAACTGCACGGGACAAGAGTGTTGAGCCGGCTATTTCTTATCTCCCGCAGATTATTCTTTTCCATGGAACAGGCGACTATTCGATACCTTCTATTGCAAG TGAAGACTTCGCTAATGCTCTTAAGAGTGCTGGAGCTCAAGCTAGATTAGTCTTGTATGAAGGCAAGACGCACACTGATTTGTTTTTGCAG GATCCCCTAAGAGGTGGTAGAGATGAACTTCTTGAAGATATTATTTCGGTAATTCATGCTGGTGATGCAGTTGCATTAGCAAAACATGCAACAGCCCCTCAAGCAAGACGGTTAGTTCCTGAGTGGCAACTGAAACTGGCTCATGAAATAAGTCCCTTCTGA
- the LOC122028863 gene encoding ER membrane protein complex subunit 6-like, with translation MAGEGDLRTSAKESEDDLPILNAENLQSNIKSVYYSRTFLSIIGGVVAGIWGFTGLTGFVFYFLVMAVASLGLAAKAKFSVNKYFDSWNRILIDGVFGGLMSFVLSWAFAYDIVHIF, from the exons ATGGCTGGGGAAGGAGATCTCAGAACCTCCGCCAAGGAATCCGAAGATGATTTGCCCATCTTGAACGCCGAGAATCTCCAGAGCAATATCAAGTCAGTCTATTACAG CCGTACCTTCCTGTCTATCATTGGTGGTGTGGTTGCTGGAATATGGGGATTTACTGGCTTGACGGGGTTTGTCTTTTATTTCTTGGTCATGGCAGTTGCTTCTTTGGGTCTTGCAGCTAAAGCAAAATTTTCCGTCAACAAATACTTTGATTCTTGGAACCGGATACTAATTGATGGAGTTTTTGGTGGACTCATG TCGTTCGTGCTCTCCTGGGC ATTCGCATATGACATTGTTCACATATTCTGA